Below is a genomic region from Colius striatus isolate bColStr4 chromosome 29, bColStr4.1.hap1, whole genome shotgun sequence.
cctgtgcaCACTCCATCTGCATCCTGACCAACACCAAGACCCCCGGGACCCGTCCCCAGGCTCCGCAGCCGCCGCTCACCCGTCCCCGCGCGGATGCAGCGGCCGGACGCGTCCCGCACCGGGGCTCCCTCGCTCACGTCGTAACGGACGATCTCAAAGGGAGAGAAGAGCTGGAAGGAGCCGGGACAGAGCTCAGCCGGGCGTCTCCATCCCCACAGCCGCCATCCCCCTCCCACATCCCCCCTGCCCTCACCTTGTAGATGAAGCTGCCGCGGCCCACGGCGCCCGGCGTGCCCGTGTAGTTGAAGAGGGTGACGTTGCCCTCGGTCATGCCGTAGGTCTCCACAATGCGAATGGCCCCGAAACGCCTCAGGAAGCTCCTCCAGACGTCGGGCCGCAAGccgctgcccacagccatgcgCAGCCCGTGCTCACGCTCCCCGGGACGCTGCGGGGGGGACATTGGGGACGGGGTTGCGCCTCTCAGACCTCctccaagccccctccccaaacccttttccccctcccaccaACCTGGGGCTGGTTGACCAGGTAGCGGCAGAGCTCGCCGATGTACTGGAACACGGTGACTCCCTCGGCACGACAGTCATCCCAGAACTGGCTGGCTGAGAACTTCTCCTTCAGCACGCAAGTGGCTCCTGTGCAAAGCTGACATGttggtgggggtgtgtgtgcatcaccagccccttccccaccccgAAGCACCCCCAGGCCCCGCTCACCGATGCCGATGCAGCCGGCGATGCCCAGCAGGGACCCGGCCATGTGGTAAAGGGGCAGCGCCAGGTAAACCACGTCCCGGCTGGAGGCTCCCACCAGCTCGTAGAAGCTCAGGCACATGATGGACTTGAGGTGGGAAACACGAGCGGCTTTGGGGAGACCTAGAAAGGGAAAGATGGGCATCAAACACCCCCCTTCCCTTGTCCCCTCTCAGCCAGggcacccccagccccggcccctaCCCGTGGTGCCCGAGGTGAAGATGTAGAGGCAGGTGTCGTTCATGTCCTGGGGCTGCCACACGTCCTCGGGCTCCAGCTCCTCCGAGGCCgcatccagcagctcctgcagggccACGACGCCGGGGGGATACGGCCCCGAGCCCAGCACCCACACCAGCACCCCGTCCTCCTGCAGGTCGGGCAGGATGGGCTCCACTGCCCCAAACAGGTCTGGGGTGGGGGAAAGGGCAGAGCCCGGTGTGaaggcagctcctgggcacgGCCTCAGGACTCTCCAAGCTCACACCCTCCtgccccaaccccctccccactgCTCCAGTACCATCCCAGCGGGTCACACCAACCCCATCCCTTTGGGCCTTTGCCACTCCATGGGGTCAGTGTCCCGGTTCCCTTTGTCTCCTGGTCCCCACCACACCCCCTGCAGACCCTTTGCCCCCCTCCCCAGTGCCCAGAGTCCTCCCTCACTGTCCTGGGTCTCGCTTCAGTCTCCTCATTCCCACCTCACCCCCTACACCCCACTCCCCAGTATCCTGAAGCCCACCccaccccctgcagccccctcccatccctgctcccCGCAtccccccttctcccttcccagcccccgagtcccaccccatccccttccaaccctccccctccccgcctTTCCCCGTCCCCCCGTCCGCCccgcagccccagcacccccagccccagcatcccccagccccagcaccccccagcacccccagccccagcaccccccacccccagcccccgccccctccccgcgccgccccgtccccgcgccgccgctcaCCGTCGCTGACCAGCAGCCCCCTGGCCCCGCAGGCGCGGAGGCAATGCCGGAGGGCAGCGGGGGGCAGCGCCGTGCCCAGGAACGCGGGTCGAACGCCCAGCGCCGAcagccccagccagccccagaCGAAGCGCGGCTCGttgcccaccagcagccccacggTCACGCCGGGACCCAgctcgccgccgccgcgcagcgcCCGTCCCCGCAGCGCGTTCGCCACCTTGGCCACCCGCCGAGCCGCGTCCCCGTAGCGCTCCGAGCGCCCCGCCGCCCTCAGGAACGGCCTCGCGGGTCTCTCCCGGGCCGCCCGCAGGAACCGCGCCGCCAGCCCCGCtccccccgcggccgccgccgctcgccgccGGCACCGTGCCGCCCGCGCCGCGAACGCCACGTCGGCCCAAAGGTGCGGCCGCAGCAGCCGCTGCAGCAGAACCAGCGCGGCCAGGGCGGCGAGCAGCGCCAGCGCCATCGCGGGCCCGGCACCCGcacccgcccgcccgccccgccccgccccgccccgccccgccccggcccggcccgtcCCGCCCCGCGGAGCCCCCTCGCGGCCCTGCTCCCTCCgaccgccccggcccggcccgccccgccccgccccgccccgccccggcccggcccgtcCCGCGGAGCCCCCTCGcggccctgctccctcccaccgccccggcccggcccgccccggccccgcccgccccgcggaGCCCCCTCGCTCCCCTCCGaccgccccggcccgccccgcggAGCCCCCTCGcggccctgctccctcccaccgccccggcccggcccggcccggccccccgcTCCGCACCTGCCCCTCCCCGCGGTCCCACCGCCTCCCTCGGCCCCCGGCATCCCCCTCCCAGAGCCTCAGCCCCATCCCAGGccccccctcacctccccatccctcccaccacctccccagcccctcgCTGTGGTCTCACCCTCTCCTGCCCCTCATCACATCCCCATCCTCGCCTCCTGGTTCCCCCATCACCTCATGCCCTCACCTTATCTCCACCCTCTCCCCCCCGTCCCCCCCTCTCCactcccctgctcctgctcccccagccccgtcctcatccccatcccctgccccggGTCCCCCCATCCCTCAGCCCAGCCTCTCCCTGTCCCCGTCACACAGCCAGGGCCCGTTAGTACAAAACACCTGGGAGTCTCTTTATTGTTGGCTTTGtcttttgttgttatttttttggtttttttctttaaaaaaccccatttaaaaacgctgccagagctgggggcacatcccccccccaaaaaacacccTGCCCAGCGCAGCCCCTCCGCACCCCGCGGGCTCCAGCCGCGCCGAGAAGACCCGGCCCCGAGGCTGTCTCGTCCTTCCCCGTGGGCACAGACTCGACTTCACTCCCCAAAGGCTCCTGGAGCAGCCGAGTCCCGTCACAACTCTTTATTTACACGTCAGCCCCCCAGACCCTCCCCagagcaggctggggctggggccgcACCTGCCCCTCAGTCACTGTCCGAGCCCACGGCCGAggagccttttcttttccttttggtgggtttgggtttggtgtcttcctcctcctgtgccaagagagaaggggaggggggtCTGGTGATGCagggggggtgtgtggggtggggggtcccagCCCAGGGGGTTGGTCTCTCACCGAGGCGCTGCTGGACGCCGACTCCTCCTCGTTGTTGGGCGGCTGAGCCGCGCTCTTGCGGCTGCGGGGGCTGGACAGGGTGGCTTTCCGACggcttttggggggtttggtGGAGGAGTCTTCATACTCCTCGGCCAGGGAGAACAGGTCACTGAACCTGGAGAGAAGCAGGAGGCGGTGGGTGTGTGGTGGAGGGAGGGCACGGCCTCGTTAGCCCCGGGCTGCCCGGGAGGAGAGGGACTCACTTCATCTTGTGGGCCTCGTCACAGCTGGCCTGGACGTGCTGCAGCGCCTGCAGGATCGGGGTTTGGCTGAAAACTGTCAGGAACCACCAGAAAATGGGGTGTCAGACACCTGACAGGCAGCAGGGAGAACCCCCGTGCCCCTGTTTGTGATGAGGAACGTGGCTTTGTGCTCCCAGGACCCCCAGAaccaccccagagcccccctgGCACCTACAGTTCTGTTTGGTGTTGGTCAGGTTGAGGCGAAGGTTGTCCAAGTGCTCCAGGAtctgctccagggtgagctggGCCAgtttgctgctggagctgcgcaggctgagggcagaggggTTAGTGGGTACCCTgctcctcccctcagcccccaaaGCCACGCTAGAGCAGCACCTCCAAACCCTTCAGAGACGTGTGGGGCACACGTAATGCTGCCCTGGGGGTGGGGAGCACCTCAGGACCCTGTTTTTCCAgccctgggatgctgctgcagccctgggattAAGGGGATAAATCCTGCTGAGGGGGTGCAGTGCCAAGggtgctgccaggagcagggtGCCCGTTAATTAACAGGGATTAGAGCTGGATACGTCTGTGATCCTGGAACAGGGTGAAAACAGCCGCCTTGTTCAGCTCTGAAAGGCCCTTAATTAACAGGGAGGaacagaggaaggagaggaattGGCCTCGTGGGGGAGGGACGGGGGAGCCCAGAGGTGGCCACGACGCCGGCGGCATTGGGCATTGGCTGCTCGCCCCTGGGTGACCCGGCTGCATCCCAAccccctggcagggctgtgcccaaaccccctggcagggctgtggctgacCCTCGGGGGGTCCCTCGGGGGCCCTGCAGCCCGGGCCGGGCTGATGGCAACGCTGCTCTACGTGCCTGTGACACTAGAtgtccctcctcctccagctcaggATGGAACAAGCACCCAGCTGGGGAGTGGCTGCACAAATCCCACCCCTCTCTCTCCCTAAAGCAGACCCAGAGGCACCCGGGGGGTACAAAGGTGGGGGGCTACTTGtagctgaggtgcccctgagctcaggcttctgttccccaggctcaacagccccagggctgcagcctttcctcctcacacacacgttgcagcccctcagcatcttggcagccctgcactggcctctctgcagcacttccctgtctctcctgagctgggcagcccagccctggccacagggctccagctgaggcctccccagggcagagcagaggggcagcacctccctggccctgctgcccacactctctcatgcccaggctgccgttggcttcttgcccacgagcccacgctGCTGGCCCCGGCTGGAGCCTGCTGCTGGGTGGCCCTGGGAGAAGCTGCCCCTCACCTCTGGCGTTTCCTGGGCAGACTGTTGTTCTTGATGAGCAGGGACTTGATGTGCTCAGCCAGCAGATCGTCGTGTTTGATGCACCAGTGCCTCAGGATGCTGGTGGTGAACTGGTCATCGGGGTGGCACGGTCGGCTCAGCACCATCTTCACCATCTCCTCGCTGGGCCTGTGGCAAAGGGGGAAAGGGCAGAGTAAGGAGGGGGGAGAGGTCTGTGCCCTGGGCACTTTGGGGTTCCCTGCAGCCACTTGAACCTGGCAGGAGGcttcagagctggcagcagctgcagcagctctgcccccagAACTCTGATTCCTGAGCCCAGTGGCCACAGGACTCTCAGCAGAGCATCATCACCCAgtcctgagcccagcagcactTACTTCTCTCgcctcagctgcagcaacaGGCAGGACAAGGCCTCGGGGTGCTCtgtgaaggaaaggagaggcTCAGCACCAGAGCTCGGCCCAAGGCTGTGCCCCTGTGCCCAGGGAACACCTCACCTTTGTATTTGAGGTGCTGCAGGATGGGGATGATGGTTTCCAGAGGAATGTTGTGTGCCAGGAAGAGCTGCCAGGTGCAGTACTGCTCAAACGTCTCCCAGTCCAGGCTTTGAACTAAAGGAGCAGGTAAAGCacaggatggtgaggggagccCAAAGGAATGGCAGGGAACTGTGCCCTGGCATGGCACTGCTCCTGCTCCACATCACATCCAGCCCAGAGCCTGGCACTGGAGCAGGGCACCATTCCCCAGATTTGCCTGTGCTGGGGTCCAcactgtgccagggcagcttGGGCTGTGCCAAGGCTGGGCACGGGCCCCAGGAGCTGCAAGGTGGCACCAGGGTGGGCTCTGCTGGCCCAGACACGGGTGGCAGAGCTGCAAAGTCACTAAAGCAGCTGCTTGAGGCTCAGAGGAAGAGAATTAATGAGGCTCTTTTAATGAATGGGCTTAGACAAGGTTGCAGCTGGTGCAACACCAGAGCTGGATGTGAGCAGCCATCAGCTCAGGGCGATGCAGCTTCTCTCTGGAAACACTCACTGGCCCCTGTGCACTGAGCTCTGCCCAAAAACCACCCTGGCACGGGGGGCTGCAGCCTTGGCCAGCTCCAACTGCCAGGTAGGAGCCacagggcacactgctgggagctgggaagggCTTTTCCATGCTGTGACAGTCACTGAGGGTGTGGAGGGGAGGACAAAGCACCAAGAGGAACTGGGTGACCTACTGGTGATCTTGGGGGGAGAGCGAGCAATGCTGCCAGGGAGACATCACAGCACCAGAGCTTCCCTTACACAGTGGTTAAAGGGACCTGGCAAAGGGCTGAGTGACCACCTGAGGGGCTTCAGGGTGGTCCAAGGGTCAGATTAAACAGCAGCAAGGCCCTTTTTGCTCTGGGGGTGTCCCAGTCAAGAGAAAATACAGGGAAATCCCAATTCCAACCTTTCTGAGCACTCTTTTGCCATCACTTCACCCCCAACTGCAGTGGGGGAAGAGGTTACAACTGTCCCCAAAAACATGGGGCCATCCCCCAGGTCACGGCTGCACCCCCTcctcctggcacagcccagcaggGCCTCACACAGGACAGGACCACACACCACCTGGGAGCACgtggagaggctgcagagctgggggggaTTTGGGCAACTTTCCTCTTTCCTGATTTGTTGTTTTAGGGGactttcccccctcctctgcccaggcagagctgtgggcaccCAGAGCCCTGGATTAAAGCCACTGAGGAGAGCTCAGGG
It encodes:
- the SLC27A3 gene encoding long-chain fatty acid transport protein 3 isoform X1 codes for the protein MALALLAALAALVLLQRLLRPHLWADVAFAARAARCRRRAAAAAGGAGLAARFLRAARERPARPFLRAAGRSERYGDAARRVAKVANALRGRALRGGGELGPGVTVGLLVGNEPRFVWGWLGLSALGVRPAFLGTALPPAALRHCLRACGARGLLVSDDLFGAVEPILPDLQEDGVLVWVLGSGPYPPGVVALQELLDAASEELEPEDVWQPQDMNDTCLYIFTSGTTGLPKAARVSHLKSIMCLSFYELVGASSRDVVYLALPLYHMAGSLLGIAGCIGIGATCVLKEKFSASQFWDDCRAEGVTVFQYIGELCRYLVNQPQRPGEREHGLRMAVGSGLRPDVWRSFLRRFGAIRIVETYGMTEGNVTLFNYTGTPGAVGRGSFIYKLFSPFEIVRYDVSEGAPVRDASGRCIRAGTGETGLLIAPVTPRTPFLGYAGSRELSEQKLLRGVFAEGDVYFSTGDLMEQDAAQFVWFRDRTGDTYRWKGENVATTEVAEALVAHESLQEATVYGVAVPGHEGRAGMAALVLRPGCRLDGSALYRHVEQLLPPYARPRFLRLQERLAVTQTFKQQKVRLAREGCDPGGVPDPLFLLDEAAQAYVPLGPELWQRVLDGRLRI
- the SLC27A3 gene encoding long-chain fatty acid transport protein 3 isoform X2, translated to MALALLAALAALVLLQRLLRPHLWADVAFAARAARCRRRAAAAAGGAGLAARFLRAARERPARPFLRAAGRSERYGDAARRVAKVANALRGRALRGGGELGPGVTVGLLVGNEPRFVWGWLGLSALGVRPAFLGTALPPAALRHCLRACGARGLLVSDDLFGAVEPILPDLQEDGVLVWVLGSGPYPPGVVALQELLDAASEELEPEDVWQPQDMNDTCLYIFTSGTTGLPKAARVSHLKSIMCLSFYELVGASSRDVVYLALPLYHMAGSLLGIAGCIGIGATCVLKEKFSASQFWDDCRAEGVTVFQYIGELCRYLVNQPQRPGEREHGLRMAVGSGLRPDVWRSFLRRFGAIRIVETYGMTEGNVTLFNYTGTPGAVGRGSFIYKLFSPFEIVRYDVSEGAPVRDASGRCIRAGTGETGLLIAPVTPRTPFLGYAGSRELSEQKLLRGVFAEGDVYFSTGDLMEQDAAQFVWFRDRTGDTYRWKGENVATTEVAEALVAHESLQEATVYGVAVPGAPGRDADVQAAEGAPGSGGLRPRRRPRPALPPGRGRPSLRAAGPRAVAAGPGRPPPHLAAAPAA